The nucleotide sequence CCCTTGGTATGTGGTCGATAAAGATGTTGAGCGCAATGTGTTAATCATAGGCCAAGGCCATGAACATCCGCGTCTGATGTCTGTTGGTATGGAAGTCAACCAACTGCATTGGGTCGATAGCAAAGGTCCTAGCGATGGTGCCCGTATCAGCGTTAAGACCCGTTATCGCCAGCAAGATGTAGCTTGCCAAGTACAGATATTGGATGAAGGCCGCATTATCGTTCGTTTCGACCTCCCAGTGAGTGCCGTTACCCCAGGACAATCTGCTGTGTTTTATGATGGCGAAGTTTGTCTTGGTGGCGGCATTATTGACGCGTTAATTAAAGAATAAATCACAGTGAGTGACGCCATCATGGAACGTATTCAGGCCTTTGCGGGCCTGCTTCAAGCGGTCGCAGAAGTTCAACACTTATCTCGCCACGGTGAATCCGATAAAGAGATGTTGGCCGCCAGCCTCAACAGCATTTTGGTCACCAACCCAGAGTCGGTGGCCGATGTCTATCCCGATAAATTTTCACAGCGCCGTGGCATGCAGCTCATTCAGAGCCAATTAGGTGAGCAAGGCAATAAAGATGTCGAGCTTACACGCTATTTAATCGGCATTTTGGCATTAGAGCGAAAATTAAGCCGCAATCCAAAAGCCTTAGGCATGTTGGCCGAGCGGATTAATCAAGTCGGAAGACAACTTCACCATTTTGCTATTACTGATGAGCAGGTTATTGCCAATTTAGCCTCGATTTACAGTGATATCATCAGCGAATTAGGGCCTAAAATACAAATAACAGGTAACCCTAACTGTCTGCAGCGTCCCTTGGTGCAACAGAAAATTCGTGCCCTACTCTTGTCAGCTATGCGTAGCGCTGTGTTATGGCGACAACTCGGTGGCAAACGTCGCCATCTAGTCTTTGCCCGCAAAGCGATGGTTAATGCGGCAACCCAATCTCTTTCCCTTTAATGTTTATTTAGGTTCACCAAGGAGCTTTTCATGGAACTATCCGCACTAACTGCTATCTCCCCTGTAGACGGTCGTTATGGTAGTAAAACCGCCTCACTTAGAGGGATTTTCAGCGAGTTCGGTTTGACTAAATACCGTGTTCAAGTTGAAATCAACTGGTTAAAGCTGTTATCAAGCTGCCCAGAAATCACCGAAGTTCCGCCGTTCAGTGAAACCGCGTTATCCCTGTTAGATGCGATTAAAGATAACTTTAATGAAGCTGATGCGCTGCGCGTTAAAGCCATTGAAGCCACGACTAATCATGACGTTAAAGCGGTTGAATATTTCATTAAAGAAAAAATCGCAGGCAACGCTGAATTAGTCGCCATTGATGAATTCGTTCACTTTGCTTGTACCTCTGAAGACATTAACAACTTATCTCACGGCTTAATGTTAACTGAAGCCCGCGAGCAAATTGTTCTGCCTTATTGCCAACAATTAGTTGACGGTATCAAGAAGTTAGCCAAAGACTACCGTGACGTGCCATTAATGTCGCGCACCCATGGCCAGCCAGCGACCCCATCGACATTGGGCAAAGAAATGGCTAACGTGGCAGTGCGGTTAGAGCGTCAAGTGAAGCAAATCAAAGCCGTTGAAATCATGGGTAAAATTAATGGTGCCGTCGGTAACTACAACGCCCACATTTCAGCATACCCTGAAGTTAACTGGCATGAACTGTCAGAGCGCTTTGTCACCAGCTTAGGCTTGCATTGGAATGCTTATACCACTCAAATTGAGCCGCATGATTACATTGCTGAGTTGTTTGATGCTATCGCGCGCTTTAACACCATCTTAATCGACTTTGATCGCGATATTTGGGGTTACATTGCTCTGGGTCACTTCAAGCAAAAAACCATTGCTGGTGAAATTGGCTCATCAACCATGCCGCATAAAGTTAACCCAATCGACTTTGAAAACTCTGAAGGTAACTTAGGTATCGCCAATGCCATTATGCAGCATTTAGCCGCTAAGTTACCGCTGTCACGCTGGCAGCGCGATTTAACTGACTCAACTGTCTTACGTAATTTAGGCGTAGGTATTGCCCATGCGTTAATTGCTTATCAATCAACGCTAAAAGGCATGAGCAAGCTTGAAGTCAATGAAGCGAACCTGCGTAACGAGTTAGACCATAACTGGGAAGTACTGGCTGAACCAGTACAAACAGTAATGCGTCGTTATGGCATTGAGAAGCCATATGAAAAACTGAAAGAGTTGACTCGTGGTAAGCGCATTGATGCTGAGCAACTGGCTCAATTTATCGATGGCTTAAATCTGCCTGACGCAGTTAAAGTTGAATTAAAAGCTATGACACCTGCAAACTATATTGGCCGTGCAGCACAATTTGTTGACGAGCTATAATAGAGTGTCCTAACCCATTGGCGGCAACCTTAGGGTTGCCGTTTATGTTTTTCAGTGCCAGTTCTTGGCCTCTTGTATTGGTAAATCCATCTATGTATCAACTCCATCTCGATAAAGCTGACTTCCTGAGTCAATACTGGCAACAACAACCTACGGTCATTCGCCAAGGGTTTACTAATTTTGTTGATCCCATCGAGGCCGATGAACTGGCTGGTTTAGCGATGGAAGAAGAAATTAGCTCACGACTTGTGTTTACCGAAGGTGACAATTGGCGCATACAGCAAGGTCCTATCACTGACTTTAGCCAGTTAGGCGAGCAAAATTGGCAGTTATTGGTGCAGGCTGTTAATCATTTTGCAGAGCAAACTCACCCGTTTTGCGACAGTTTCCGTTTCCTGCCTGATTGGCGCTTTGACGATCTGATGGTGTCATTTGCTATGCCAGGCGGCGGGGTTGGTCCACATATTGATAATTATGATGTATTCATCATTCAAGGCAGTGGCAGCCGTCGTTGGACCGTAGGTCCTTTAGGTCAATATCAACAACGCAACAATGATGCCAACAGCCCATTGATTGAAGATTTTGAGCCTATCATAGATACAGTGTTGGCTCCTGGAGATATTTTATACATTCCACCAGGATTCCCGCATCGTGGTTTCACCCTCGAGCCATCCATGAGCTACTCCATGGGCTTTAGAGCGCCATCACAGCAAGAATTGTTAGGTGAACTCGCGGACTATATGCTTGATAACCATTTAGGCCAGCAGCGCTTTGTGTCAAAAAGTGAAACCTTACCAGCCGCTATCTTAAGCGAGCAGCAGCAACAGGGGATCATGCAACTAGTTGCTGATTTAGCAGCCGATCCGCGTCAATATCAATCAGTGCTGGGACGCTTACTTAGCCAAAGCCGTTTTGATCTTGATATTAACGAGATGGAGCCTGAACTCACTGAAGATGAACTCGATGATGCCATCGCAGATGGTGCAACGCTGCAGCGCATTGGTGGCTTAAAGGTATTATTGCTTGAACATGATAATCAGTTGCGACTGTTTGCCAACGGCGATATTTTCCCATTGCCACAAGCGACTCCAGAGCAATTGAGTCAATTGGCCGAAGCTCGCTGTTTAAGCGCTGAGCAACTGACCTTACTGTGTGAGCAAGATGCGATTAAAGCCTTATTATTATCTTGGATAAACGCTGGCTATTATTATTTGACTGAATAATAACATGGTGGATGCTAAAGCTTGCTGTTAATGCAATGCAGACCCATTGAAATCAACATCACTGCCAACCTACATAAAAAGACAGAAGCCTAAGCTTCTGTCTTTTTTGTTATATAAAGCAATAGACTAAGCCCATAATGCCTCATCGTTTTGCATCAGATATAAGCTCTGGGCTCTTGAAATCAATAAGTTGGCAAATTTAGCTTGGGTTTTATCGCGCACAGCGCCCGAGCGAATGAGATTCTCAGCCTTTAATTGCCAATTGAGTGAAAAATGACGTAGCACTTCGCGGGGATTGGCCGCTGCGCCAACTTCAACCACATCCGTAGGTAAGTCACCAGAAATAACCCAGTAGGTTTTTTTAGCCGGTTTAGCGGTTTCCATTTTCCATACAGCAACATAAGGCGCAAGGTAGCGACTCTGATCGACCAGTACCTTACCCGGAATAATGCCTTTTTCGGCTAAAAATCGATTGGCCTTTTGAAATTGTTCACGGACCCAAATTTCACGCTGTTGCTCTAACGCTTGTTGTTGCTCAGGCGTTAATGTTTCCGGAACCGCAGATTTATCAGTCATCACACATTCCTTACTGCTTTTTATTTTGATAACAACATACTGCCTCAAGCCAGCGCTTGCCGCAACAAAACAGACACAAGCAAACCTCATTTAATCGGGTAAATAATCAAGTCATTGATGAAGTTGTTAATGCTGTATAAATATGGCAAGTAAAGTTGCCGAAAAAAGCGCCAAACACTTATCTCTGGGCTTGGTGCGACATTAGCAAAATGTTATCGTTAAGCAAATTCACAACAATCGTCTATCTGTAGGCATTCCACCACAGGGGTATTATCAGTGGCTGTTTTTAATCATGTTTCTTATGATGATCATAAAGAAGTCGTTTTCTGTCACGACCAAGCCAGTGGCTTAAAAGCCATTATTGCCGTTCATAACACTAATCTTGGTCCAGCCTTTGGTGGCTGTAGAATGTGGAACTATCAAAACGATGATGACGCCCTTAATGACGTCTTGCGTCTTTCCCGTGGCATGACCTATAAAAATGCCTTGGCCGGATTGGCTATGGGTGGCGGTAAATCTGTGATTATAGCTAACCCTAAGATCACCGACCGTGAAGCCCTATTTAAGGCTTTTGGGCGTTTTGTTCATAGCTTAGGTGGCCAATATTATTCGGCTGAAGATGTTGGTGTTAGCCCGAAAGATATTATGATTGCCCGTCAAGAAACACCCTATGTAGCTGGGTTAGAAGGTAAAAGCGGTGACCCTTCCCCCTTTACTGCACTTGGCACTTATTTAGGTATTAAGGCGGCCAACAAGCATAGAAATGGTTCCGATAGCTTGGCTGGACTTAAGATTTCAGTCCAAGGCATAGGTCATGTGGGATACCATCTGTGTCGCTATCTGCATAACGAAGGCGCCAAACTGATTGTGACAGATATCAATCAAGCCGCGCTAGCGCAAGTAGCAGCAGAATTTGACGCTAAAGTTGTCGCTCCGCAAGATATCTATCATCAAGAAGTGGATGTGTATTCACCTTGCGCGCTCGGTGCCACTCTAAATGATACGACCCTGCCATTGTTGAAAGCCGGTATTGTGGCAGGTTGTGCCAATAATCAATTGGCTGAATTACGCCATGGTGAACAGTTAAAAGCTATGGGTATTCTTTATGCTCCAGATTATGTAATTAATGCTGGCGGGATTATTAATGTCTCCTTTGAAAATAACTATGATGCCGCGCTATCAACGGAAAAAGTGAAGCAGATTTATCAAACCCTAGAAACTATTTTCGTTCAAGCAGACGCACAAAACCGTACCACTAATTCTGTAGCCGATGAAATGGCACGTAAAATCATTAACGCCGCCGCTTAAGTGTGAACGCGTGTGATTAATAGTCTTTAACTTTCTAGTCCTTTAAGTTAAAAACACTATCTAGCGCTTCGATAATGGCCATAGTAAACCTATGGCCTTAATTAGATGGTCCGCCTCACCCCTAAGCTAAGCTTAGGGTTAGGCAAACAAAGAGGCGAACCATCATGTCTACTATTAAAGTAATTGGGATCGATTTAGGCAAATCTTCTTTTCATCTTGTTGCTCATGACTATAGCGGTCGAGAGCAATTTCGAAAGCATTTATCTCGCGCAAAACTTATTGAGTTTTTAGCTCAAACACCCGCAACAATCATAGCCATGGAGTCATGTGGTGGCTCACATTGGCTCGCTCGAAAGTGCCAGTCTTTTGGGCACGAAGTTAAACTCATTCCTCCGCAGTACGTTAAACCTTACGTTAAAACTAATAAAAATGATTACATCGATGCTGATGCAATAGCGGAAGCATCAACACGCCCATCGATGCGCTTTGTTGGTGTTAAAACTGAAACTGCTCAGGTTATCTCAGTGATCCAACGTATTCGTTCTAGTTACGTAAAAGAGCGTACCGCGTGCATGTCCCGTATTGGAGCTATCTTGCTTGAATTTGGTATGAGCTTCCCTAAAGGGCATAGCAAGATGAAGAGCCTATTTCAATGGCTTGCTTATAGTAAAGAATCTATTCCTCAGATGTTAATGCAGGAGTTGATTGAGCATCACCAATACTATTTACAGCTTAATGAGCGTATTGCAGGTCAAGATAACAAGCTGAAACAGCTTGTCGAGCAAAATGAAGATGCTCAACTGCTTAAATCTATCCCAGGTGTGGGAAATTTAACAGCGAGTCAGTGTTTAGCGGATATCTCCGATGTGGGTCACTTTAAAAATGGACGACAGTTAGCCGCCTGGATAGGGCTTGTCCCACATCAATACTCAACTGGCGGCAAAACCACGCTTTTGGGGATAAGTAAGCGCGGCAACAAAGCGTTGAGGACGTTATTCATCCATGGTGCACGGTCGATTTTATCAAGGCCAGAGGTTGCAGTCGCTGTTTTTGGTGAATGGATTTTGGAGTTAAGAGCCAGAAAGCCATTTAACGTAGCGGTTGTCGCTTTGGCGAATAAGTTAGTGCGGATAGCGTGGTCAGTGTTATCGACCAAGCAAGCATTTGAAGTAAGAGTTTAAGCCGAGTTTGCAGATGATAAAAAAGATGGCAGAACGGTCAGACCACTAGATTGAAGACCTGACATAAAAAACAGCAACGCAGTATGCTTTGGGCTTTTTGAGGACAATCTAGCGCGGAACTCATCGTGGAGCGGGTGGTAGCACCTAATGAAGACTCCGAATACATTAGCGCAAACCAACCTCGTTATCGAAAATATCATTTGCAATAACGAGGCGGACCATACATTTTTATGTCTTGCTTGCCACAACACACGGCCATAGTGGTTCTATCAACATTGCCCTAGTGCCGCTTCAGAATAAATATTTCACAATCATGGCGACCGACTCAAGTCTTTGCTTGAATTAAATCAATACCTAAAAGCTAAGGATTGCGTATGGTTTACTTTGATTATTTTATCAATCAACAAGCACTGAAAATTGAGGCTAGCAATTGGTGTGGACTTGAAAGAGTACTGCTTAATGGCAAAGTAGTCTCATCAAAATTTAATTTCACGAACCAAAGCCAACACAATTTTGAACTCTTAAACGGCCAACAATGCTCATTGACCTTACACCTTGACCCCGTTAGCCAGCAATTGCGTTGCCGGATTTATAAAAACCAACATTTATTAACTAGCTTAGTCCCAAGTGCTGAACATCTTAAAATGAGTCAAAAGCAAACCAAACAAGTCATGGTCATCAGCTCCTTACTCGTACTGTTGACCATGATGTTACTCATGCCATGATATTAAATTTGCTATGCCACTTGCCATCTTGTGGAAGTGGTTTAGTGGTTTAGTGGTTTAGTGGTTTAACATAGCTTAAGCTGCTTACCATCAATACATACTTGGTAGGCTTGACTGTAGTTACCACTACCCGCCGTAGACGTTGTAATAGTTAATTGTGACTGGGCAGCATTAAGGGCCGTTTTAGTAATGAAGCCATCGCGGCTAATCACCAATCCTGATGCTAAGTCCCCGACATTAAGATCTTGATATAAAATCACAGTCATAGTTCCAATCGAGCGAGGCTCATACTGACCTTCACTGACCACCACACTCATACCATTATTCAGCGGCATAGATTGAGAAAAATAAGCCGCTTCAGTATTTGACTCACAAGGTGTGACGCTTACGTCTGTTGCCGCTAAAGGTGCGCCGCTCAACACAGCAATCAAGCCAAAAAATACTCCCCGAATTGATGAAGAAATAGGAGATACTTTACGATCAGGTTCTATTTTGCACAGAGATAACATAATCGACGTCCATGTTGATAGTGAAATGATTGAAATAAAGCTTAGGCGATAAAGAAGTAAAGGTGACAAAGCAGAAGCTCAACTAATCATAGCGATAGATAAACGCTACGCTGGGTAGTGTTCATAATTCTGTGTCATTTCAGTAAAATATTCAAAAACAGGAATGACACATGACCCAACCTTTTAACTTCGAACAAGCCCTTAAAGATCTGCAGTCAGGTAAAAGCCTCACAGGTAAAGACAGCATTCTTGGTCCACTGATCAAGCAACTCACTGAAGCGGCTCTCCAGGCTGAGCTTGAGCAGCATTTAGCGCATGATCCTCTGCCTAATCGTAAAAATGGCAAAACCCCTAAGACCATTAAGCATCCGTCCGGTAACTTTGAGTTAGACACCCCTAGAGACCGCAATGGCACTTTTGAGCCTCAGTTGATTAAGAAAAATCAAACTACGCTAACCGATGAAATCGAACGTAAAGTGTTATCGATGTTCAGTATAGGTATGAGCTATCGCGATATTAATCAACATGTTGAAGATATGTATGGGATCAATGTATCTAACGCAACAGTCAGTGCTATCACTGATAAACTCATCCCCGAACTTAAAGCGTGGCAACAGCGCCCATTAGATAGCCATTATCCTATCGTTTGGCTTGATGCGATACATTATAAAGTCAAAGAGGATGGGCGTTACGTCAGTAAAGCCGTTTACACATTGTTAGCGCTTAATATGAAAGGAAAAAAGGAAATTTTAGGGCTTCATTTATCCGAAAATGAAGGCGCTAATTACTGGCTATCCGTACTGACCGATCTTAATAATCGTGGTGTAAAAGATATTCTTATCGCCTGTGTTGACAGCTTGACCGGTTTCCCTGAGGCGATAGCCAGTATCTTCCCTAATACGGAAACACAGCTAGGTGTTATCCACCAGATCCGCAACTCAATGAAGTATGTCGCCTCAAAACATCAGAAAGCGTTTATGGCTGATTTAAAGCCTGTGTATCGAGCCGTGAGTAAAGAAGCCGCAGAGATGGCATTGGACGAACTGGAGGCCAAATGGGGTGATGCTTATCCGCTGGTAATCAACTCTTGGCGTCGCAAATGGCATAATTTGTCCCATTATTTTAGGTACCCAGAACATATCAGGAAAGTGATTTACACGACCAATGCCGTTGAGGCGGTACATCGCCAATTTAGAAAGCTCACCAAAACCAAAGGTGCTTTTCCTAATGAAAATAGCTTGTTGAAGCTACTTTATGCAGGCATATTAAACGCCTCAGATAAATGGACCATGCCAATCCACAATTGGAGCCTTTGTTTATCTCAGTTAGCGATTTATTTTGAAGGGCGTTTAGATAGCGTGCTAGAAATTTAAAAATTAGCCTGACACAGAATTTTGAACGCCCTCTCACACTATTTCAGTGAGCGATTGATTTTACTTAATAAAGCAATTAATTGAGTTTGCTCTTCTGCGGACAAACTTAGTAAATATTTTTGATTCACTTTGTCAGCCTCATACACCAAATCTTGCTCAAGCGCTTTAGCTTCAACGGTTAAAAATATTTGAAAGGCGCGACGATTGTCGGCTTCTTGATGACGAGTGATGTAGCCCAGCAGCTGCAACTGATCCAATAAACGCGTCATCGTATAGTTGGCGACATCGCAGCGTTTCGACAGCTCAGTTTGACTAATACCTTCTTCCTGCCATAAAGCGAACAGCACAGGCCAAAGCTTAATATCTAATTGATAGCGTTTTAAGCGCTCATCCAATTCATGTTGAAGAGCCACATTAAGGTGACTAATCAAATATCCAAGGTGTTCATAATGCTTCAAAAGTCACCTCCTATCATGTTGCGGCTAACGAGAATTGTCGTTACCAACCAGACCTACATTAGCCAGACAAGTCCTGTGCCCTTACTTAATACTATCAGCTTGCCCGCAATAAACTAGCTGAGATTTTCATTTAGTTTATGGCTTAGCCGCGCCATTTATTTTGCTCTAATGATTCCATAAGCTTGTAAAAAGCTAACTATTACAGCGTTAGCACAAATCCAATAACGCCTCGATTGGATGCCTTGGTCTAAAGTGGGCAAAACGTTTCACTTGGCTACGGCATGAATAGCCAGAGACCAAGATTTGTTCCGCGGGTATTTCAGCTAGGCTCGGCTGCCAAGAAAGGCTGAATAAGGTTTTGGAGCGGTTGATATTCACCAGTTCATGGCCATAAGTGCCTGCCATACCGCAGCAACCTAAATTTTTAACCGTGAGATTGGCACCAAAATGACTAAAAATTTGCTGCCATTGTTTACCAGTTTCAGGCTTTGCCGTGGACTCAGTGCAATGGCTCAACCATACGAAACTCGCTGTTTTTGCTAACGCTTCTTTATCTGTTTTAGATAATAACTTGCTAGGGGTTTTACGGGTAGCCAATACCGTCATTAGCCATTCATTGGCTAGCAACACATTAAAATCACCACGCTTAGCACCTAGGACTTGGCGATATTCATCGCGATAACAAAGCACAAGCGCCGGATCAACCCCGATTAATGGCATACCTAGTTGCGATAACTGGTTAAGAAAATCTGCGCTGTTTTGAGCAATCTTGGCAAACTTTGATAAAAAACCTTTGATATGCGCAGGCTTGCCGTTGGGGGTATATGGCAGTAATACCGGCTTAAGCCCAAGTTTTTCAATTAACAATACCAAGCGATACATCAGCTCAGCATCATAAAAGCTATTAAAAGGATCTTGCACAATAAGCACATAATGATGGCGATCGCGTTCAGCTATGGCTTGTAAATCTTCTAAGTCATACCCTAAACAGGCGTGCCCTTGCAGGCGGTTAACAAGATTAGGTGACGATAAATCTGGAGTATCAACATAACCCAATGTCTGCTTTATCAACCAGCGGCTAACAGTGTTATTGCTTACGGCGTTAACAAGCTTAGGTGTTTTCGCCAGTTCAGCAATGCCATCTTCAAGCCCTGCTACCAGATAATCTTTTAGCGGCCGCTGATATCTTTGATAGTAGATATTAAAAAATTCAGCTCTAAACTTAGGGACATCCACTTTTACAGGGCATTGACTAGAGCAGGCCTTACAAGCCAAGCAGCCTTGCAAGGATGCCATGACTTCATGGGAATAATCGTATTCTTTATGTTTGGCTAAAGAATTACGCCAGCGCGTCCATAAAGGCAAAGGCTTGGCCTTAGCTAATTCAATAACATCAACACCTTGTAACTCAAGTAAGCGTAACCATTCACGCATTAATCCAGTACGGCCTTTGGGCGAATGTATTCTATCGCCAGTCACTTTAAAGGATGGGCACATAGGAGATAAATTGCTGTAGTTAAAGCATAAGCCATTACCATTACAATTCATCACATCAGGATAAGCCTGTTGCACTGCGATAGGGATCTGTCTATCAAAGGTGCCACGCTTAATACTGTCGATATTATATTTAAGCGCTCCAGCGTCTGGTGGATTCACTAATTTGCCAGGGTTAAGCTGATTGTTGGGGTCAAACCAACCTTTAATCTGACGCAATAAGCCGTATAACTCGTCACCAAATACTGCTGGGCCATATTCTCCCCGCACGCCTTTACCGTGCTCCCCCCACATTAAACCGCCGTATTTACGGGTCAATGCGGCCACTTCATCCGACAAGGTTCTCAGTAGGGCTTCATCATTAGGATCGCACATATCAAGCGCTGGGCGCACATGCAAGACACCGGCATCCACATGCCCAAACATACCGTATTCTAAATTTTTACTGTCTAATAATGCCCTAAACTCCAGAATGAAATCCGCTAAGGATTGCGGCGGTACAGCGGTATCTTCGGCAAAGGCAATGGGTTTACGCCGCCCTTTGGTAGCGCCCAATAAACCCACAGCTTTCTTGCGCATACTATAAATTAATTCAACGCTGGCTAAATCATCACAAGATTGCCATCCAAGCACCCCAGGATTGTCTTGCTGTAGCAACTGTTCAAGATGCTTGAGTTTGGCCTCAACTTGCTCTTTATCACCGGCAAACTCCACCATGTTAAGCCCCATGATGGTTTTACCTTCAACCTCGGTAATTAAGGAGGCAATTGAGTGCCAAATGATATCTTGGCGCGCAAGATCCAGCACTTTAGAGTCTATGGTTTCAACCACTGTGGCACGAGCATTAACTAAGGTTGGCGCATGCCTTAATGCAGAC is from Shewanella sp. SNU WT4 and encodes:
- a CDS encoding PliI family lysozyme inhibitor of I-type lysozyme encodes the protein MLSLCKIEPDRKVSPISSSIRGVFFGLIAVLSGAPLAATDVSVTPCESNTEAAYFSQSMPLNNGMSVVVSEGQYEPRSIGTMTVILYQDLNVGDLASGLVISRDGFITKTALNAAQSQLTITTSTAGSGNYSQAYQVCIDGKQLKLC
- a CDS encoding IS110 family transposase, translating into MSTIKVIGIDLGKSSFHLVAHDYSGREQFRKHLSRAKLIEFLAQTPATIIAMESCGGSHWLARKCQSFGHEVKLIPPQYVKPYVKTNKNDYIDADAIAEASTRPSMRFVGVKTETAQVISVIQRIRSSYVKERTACMSRIGAILLEFGMSFPKGHSKMKSLFQWLAYSKESIPQMLMQELIEHHQYYLQLNERIAGQDNKLKQLVEQNEDAQLLKSIPGVGNLTASQCLADISDVGHFKNGRQLAAWIGLVPHQYSTGGKTTLLGISKRGNKALRTLFIHGARSILSRPEVAVAVFGEWILELRARKPFNVAVVALANKLVRIAWSVLSTKQAFEVRV
- a CDS encoding MarR family transcriptional regulator encodes the protein MKHYEHLGYLISHLNVALQHELDERLKRYQLDIKLWPVLFALWQEEGISQTELSKRCDVANYTMTRLLDQLQLLGYITRHQEADNRRAFQIFLTVEAKALEQDLVYEADKVNQKYLLSLSAEEQTQLIALLSKINRSLK
- the hflD gene encoding high frequency lysogenization protein HflD codes for the protein MSDAIMERIQAFAGLLQAVAEVQHLSRHGESDKEMLAASLNSILVTNPESVADVYPDKFSQRRGMQLIQSQLGEQGNKDVELTRYLIGILALERKLSRNPKALGMLAERINQVGRQLHHFAITDEQVIANLASIYSDIISELGPKIQITGNPNCLQRPLVQQKIRALLLSAMRSAVLWRQLGGKRRHLVFARKAMVNAATQSLSL
- a CDS encoding cupin domain-containing protein → MYQLHLDKADFLSQYWQQQPTVIRQGFTNFVDPIEADELAGLAMEEEISSRLVFTEGDNWRIQQGPITDFSQLGEQNWQLLVQAVNHFAEQTHPFCDSFRFLPDWRFDDLMVSFAMPGGGVGPHIDNYDVFIIQGSGSRRWTVGPLGQYQQRNNDANSPLIEDFEPIIDTVLAPGDILYIPPGFPHRGFTLEPSMSYSMGFRAPSQQELLGELADYMLDNHLGQQRFVSKSETLPAAILSEQQQQGIMQLVADLAADPRQYQSVLGRLLSQSRFDLDINEMEPELTEDELDDAIADGATLQRIGGLKVLLLEHDNQLRLFANGDIFPLPQATPEQLSQLAEARCLSAEQLTLLCEQDAIKALLLSWINAGYYYLTE
- the purB gene encoding adenylosuccinate lyase; this translates as MELSALTAISPVDGRYGSKTASLRGIFSEFGLTKYRVQVEINWLKLLSSCPEITEVPPFSETALSLLDAIKDNFNEADALRVKAIEATTNHDVKAVEYFIKEKIAGNAELVAIDEFVHFACTSEDINNLSHGLMLTEAREQIVLPYCQQLVDGIKKLAKDYRDVPLMSRTHGQPATPSTLGKEMANVAVRLERQVKQIKAVEIMGKINGAVGNYNAHISAYPEVNWHELSERFVTSLGLHWNAYTTQIEPHDYIAELFDAIARFNTILIDFDRDIWGYIALGHFKQKTIAGEIGSSTMPHKVNPIDFENSEGNLGIANAIMQHLAAKLPLSRWQRDLTDSTVLRNLGVGIAHALIAYQSTLKGMSKLEVNEANLRNELDHNWEVLAEPVQTVMRRYGIEKPYEKLKELTRGKRIDAEQLAQFIDGLNLPDAVKVELKAMTPANYIGRAAQFVDEL
- a CDS encoding Glu/Leu/Phe/Val dehydrogenase translates to MAVFNHVSYDDHKEVVFCHDQASGLKAIIAVHNTNLGPAFGGCRMWNYQNDDDALNDVLRLSRGMTYKNALAGLAMGGGKSVIIANPKITDREALFKAFGRFVHSLGGQYYSAEDVGVSPKDIMIARQETPYVAGLEGKSGDPSPFTALGTYLGIKAANKHRNGSDSLAGLKISVQGIGHVGYHLCRYLHNEGAKLIVTDINQAALAQVAAEFDAKVVAPQDIYHQEVDVYSPCALGATLNDTTLPLLKAGIVAGCANNQLAELRHGEQLKAMGILYAPDYVINAGGIINVSFENNYDAALSTEKVKQIYQTLETIFVQADAQNRTTNSVADEMARKIINAAA
- a CDS encoding DUF4826 family protein translates to MTDKSAVPETLTPEQQQALEQQREIWVREQFQKANRFLAEKGIIPGKVLVDQSRYLAPYVAVWKMETAKPAKKTYWVISGDLPTDVVEVGAAANPREVLRHFSLNWQLKAENLIRSGAVRDKTQAKFANLLISRAQSLYLMQNDEALWA
- a CDS encoding IS256-like element ISSod4 family transposase, whose protein sequence is MTQPFNFEQALKDLQSGKSLTGKDSILGPLIKQLTEAALQAELEQHLAHDPLPNRKNGKTPKTIKHPSGNFELDTPRDRNGTFEPQLIKKNQTTLTDEIERKVLSMFSIGMSYRDINQHVEDMYGINVSNATVSAITDKLIPELKAWQQRPLDSHYPIVWLDAIHYKVKEDGRYVSKAVYTLLALNMKGKKEILGLHLSENEGANYWLSVLTDLNNRGVKDILIACVDSLTGFPEAIASIFPNTETQLGVIHQIRNSMKYVASKHQKAFMADLKPVYRAVSKEAAEMALDELEAKWGDAYPLVINSWRRKWHNLSHYFRYPEHIRKVIYTTNAVEAVHRQFRKLTKTKGAFPNENSLLKLLYAGILNASDKWTMPIHNWSLCLSQLAIYFEGRLDSVLEI